A region of Tolypothrix sp. NIES-4075 DNA encodes the following proteins:
- a CDS encoding CHAT domain-containing protein, with protein sequence MNDSQIKILFLTADPSDESRLRLGQELRDIKARLGKPGRFQLEQRESVRVGDITEAIFDVEPQIVHFSGHGKSTGELCFENEVGKVQPVKPDALAAMFKLFAQSINCVVMNACYSEIQAQAIAEYIPFVIGMNDAIGDKAAIAFAVGFYKALAANRSIEDAYEFGCVEIQLYSLPEHLKPVIYKKNIPGQQVRPKDKVATLIPGKRRRVLQQLESLQQEYDLLSEKLKLLRKDSAIQAGTSVKYQLEKEIEQAEAEIEQLAQKIEELENELQ encoded by the coding sequence ATGAATGATAGCCAAATCAAAATTCTATTTCTCACAGCCGATCCTAGTGACGAATCTCGGTTACGCTTAGGGCAAGAGTTGCGCGATATTAAAGCAAGGCTGGGTAAACCAGGAAGGTTTCAACTAGAACAGCGTGAGTCAGTGCGCGTCGGGGATATCACAGAGGCTATATTCGATGTTGAACCGCAGATTGTGCATTTTTCCGGACATGGTAAAAGTACGGGTGAATTGTGCTTTGAGAATGAAGTCGGCAAAGTTCAGCCTGTTAAACCTGATGCTTTAGCAGCAATGTTTAAGTTATTTGCACAAAGTATTAATTGTGTGGTGATGAATGCCTGTTATTCTGAGATTCAGGCTCAAGCGATCGCCGAATATATTCCGTTTGTGATTGGGATGAATGACGCAATTGGAGATAAGGCAGCGATCGCTTTTGCAGTTGGTTTTTATAAGGCATTAGCGGCAAATCGTTCTATTGAAGACGCTTATGAGTTTGGTTGCGTGGAAATTCAACTATATAGTCTTCCAGAACATCTTAAGCCAGTTATTTATAAAAAAAATATTCCTGGACAACAGGTAAGACCTAAGGACAAAGTAGCGACTTTAATCCCCGGAAAGCGGCGGCGAGTTTTACAACAACTTGAGAGCCTTCAACAAGAGTACGATCTGTTAAGCGAGAAACTCAAGCTCCTAAGGAAAGATTCAGCAATTCAAGCTGGTACTAGTGTAAAGTATCAGTTGGAAAAGGAGATTGAACAAGCTGAAGCTGAAATAGAACAACTTGCTCAAAAGATTGAGGAGCTAGAAAACGAACTTCAATAA
- a CDS encoding CPBP family intramembrane glutamic endopeptidase has translation MFARNVSYLFLSVSIASFEPSINTLVSFLQNAPAVVVVMAFFIGWIGCWFPVAIVSALALNLQLSKALQPEQKLPLLVSLYLLAPFILWGINWLTNTSFSDYGLRVNISLLGSLGLGFVLGVLSLAVVFGGQFWLSWCSWQESQTKQLQSILLPIFLVALFVGGVEELVFRGFLFTQLTRDYSVWVAAVISSLIFALLHLVWERRETIPQLPGLWLMGMVLVLARFSDRNNLDLAIGLHAGWVWAIACLDTAELITYTGKVPEWLTGKNKKPLAGAAGIVCLLLTGLILYFFS, from the coding sequence ATGTTTGCAAGAAATGTGTCGTATTTGTTTTTGTCTGTTTCGATAGCATCATTTGAGCCATCAATCAACACCTTAGTGTCATTTCTACAAAATGCACCAGCGGTAGTGGTAGTGATGGCTTTTTTCATTGGTTGGATAGGATGCTGGTTCCCAGTGGCAATTGTATCGGCATTAGCACTGAATTTGCAATTGAGCAAAGCTTTGCAGCCAGAACAAAAATTGCCTTTATTAGTTTCCCTTTATTTATTAGCACCTTTTATTCTCTGGGGTATAAATTGGCTCACTAATACATCTTTTTCAGATTATGGCTTAAGAGTGAATATTTCCCTTCTCGGTTCTTTAGGACTGGGTTTTGTGTTGGGAGTTTTGAGTTTAGCTGTTGTATTTGGTGGGCAATTTTGGCTTTCGTGGTGCAGTTGGCAAGAGTCTCAGACAAAGCAATTGCAATCTATCTTGCTACCTATTTTTTTGGTAGCTTTATTTGTTGGTGGTGTAGAAGAGTTGGTTTTTCGCGGTTTTTTGTTTACTCAACTGACGCGGGATTATTCAGTTTGGGTAGCAGCAGTCATTTCTAGCTTGATTTTTGCTTTACTACATTTAGTTTGGGAACGACGGGAAACTATACCGCAATTACCCGGACTGTGGTTAATGGGAATGGTGCTGGTATTGGCACGATTTAGCGATCGCAATAATTTAGATTTAGCAATTGGATTGCACGCGGGATGGGTATGGGCGATCGCTTGCTTAGACACAGCAGAGTTAATTACTTACACGGGTAAAGTCCCTGAATGGTTGACTGGTAAAAATAAAAAACCCCTAGCTGGTGCAGCGGGAATTGTTTGTTTACTACTAACAGGGTTAATTCTCTACTTTTTCTCGTAG
- a CDS encoding AbrB family transcriptional regulator: MTETATAPLTGKALLAKVKELSTLPRRERAKQCGYYTTTKGGQVRVNLTDFYDALLSARGIPLSPEAPKDGRGREPTYRVSVHQNGQIVIGATYTKAMGLKSGDEFEIKLGYKHIHLIQVGEGDKKLTEADEDLELDEDEEDEDEDEE, from the coding sequence ATGACTGAAACCGCAACCGCGCCATTAACTGGAAAAGCACTGCTTGCTAAGGTAAAAGAACTTTCTACTTTACCACGACGAGAAAGAGCCAAGCAATGTGGCTATTACACAACTACTAAAGGTGGTCAGGTACGAGTAAACCTGACCGATTTCTACGATGCTTTGCTATCAGCTAGGGGAATTCCTCTCAGTCCAGAAGCACCAAAAGATGGACGTGGGCGTGAACCGACCTATCGTGTTAGCGTACATCAAAATGGTCAGATTGTGATTGGAGCCACCTACACCAAAGCAATGGGCTTAAAGTCAGGTGATGAGTTTGAAATTAAGCTGGGATATAAGCATATTCACCTGATTCAAGTTGGTGAAGGTGATAAAAAATTGACCGAGGCAGATGAAGACTTAGAATTAGACGAAGATGAAGAAGATGAAGACGAAGACGAAGAGTAA